A genomic stretch from Staphylococcus succinus includes:
- the arsD gene encoding arsenite efflux transporter metallochaperone ArsD encodes MLNIEIYEEAMCCSTGVCGPEPDETLIKTNQINEYLKQNQIEVQRYNMSNNPNEFIKNKEAIRLIQEKGNEVLPITFIEGNIAKTGTYITQEEADEIITVNQMRNGGCCGGDGCC; translated from the coding sequence ATGTTAAATATTGAAATATACGAAGAAGCTATGTGCTGTTCTACTGGCGTATGTGGTCCAGAACCGGATGAAACACTAATAAAGACGAACCAAATCAATGAATATTTAAAACAAAATCAAATAGAAGTTCAACGTTATAATATGAGTAATAATCCGAATGAATTTATTAAAAATAAAGAAGCTATTCGTTTAATTCAAGAAAAAGGTAATGAAGTTTTACCAATCACTTTTATAGAAGGCAATATAGCTAAAACGGGTACTTATATTACCCAAGAAGAAGCCGATGAAATTATTACGGTTAATCAGATGAGAAATGGAGGATGCTGTGGTGGAGATGGATGCTGTTAA
- the arsA gene encoding arsenical pump-driving ATPase, protein MDAVKYLNKLNLDNVELTKYLFFTGKGGVGKTTISSSIALNLAENGKKVALVSTDPASNLQDVFQMELSNKLTTYQPIPNLSIANFDPIAAADDYKAQAIEPYEGILPEDVLSEMKEQLSGSCTVEVAAFNEFTNFLSDKTLEQEFDFIIFDTAPTGHTLRMLELPSAWTDYLNTTSNDASCLGQLSGLNENRGKYNSALEKLRNQDDTTMILVAKPNHSSIYEIQRAQQELQQLSISKFKVVINNYIEESHGLISSQMKSEQDKNINHFTEWLNNNHAYYVPYKKQKEEGIESLTNLLNDDNLIENDDFIVEDHPQFNKLIDEIENSKVQYLFTMGKGGVGKTTVATQLATELSNKGHRILLATTDPTKEINVETTSNLNTAYIDEEQALEKYKKEILATVNDDTPQDDIDYIMEDLKSPCTEEIAFFKAFSDIMENQEDMDYVIVDTAPTGHTLLLLDSSENHHKELKKKSTQTTSNVETLLPKIQNQDLTQMIIVTLAEKTPYLESKRLVEDLNRADIGHNWWVVNQSLVTLNQRDDLFSNKKEDESIWINKIKNESLNNYFVIPYGGLE, encoded by the coding sequence ATGGATGCTGTTAAATACTTAAATAAATTGAATTTAGATAATGTTGAGTTAACAAAATATTTGTTTTTTACTGGTAAAGGTGGCGTAGGCAAAACGACGATATCAAGTTCTATTGCTTTAAACTTAGCAGAGAATGGAAAGAAAGTAGCTTTAGTAAGTACTGATCCAGCTAGTAATTTACAAGATGTATTTCAAATGGAATTATCTAATAAATTAACTACATATCAACCTATACCTAATCTCTCTATAGCCAATTTTGACCCGATTGCTGCTGCAGACGATTATAAAGCACAAGCTATAGAACCTTATGAGGGTATTCTACCAGAAGATGTGCTTTCTGAGATGAAAGAACAGTTAAGTGGTTCGTGTACAGTTGAAGTAGCAGCATTTAATGAATTTACAAATTTTTTATCCGATAAAACTTTAGAACAAGAATTTGATTTCATTATATTTGATACAGCTCCAACAGGTCACACCTTGAGAATGCTTGAATTACCTTCTGCATGGACAGATTATTTAAATACAACGAGTAATGACGCTTCTTGCTTAGGTCAATTATCGGGTTTAAATGAAAATAGAGGTAAATATAATTCAGCACTTGAAAAACTACGTAACCAAGACGATACGACCATGATCTTAGTTGCGAAACCTAACCACTCTTCTATATATGAAATTCAAAGAGCGCAACAAGAATTACAACAACTATCAATTTCTAAATTCAAAGTAGTCATTAACAACTATATAGAAGAAAGTCACGGTTTAATTTCGAGTCAGATGAAATCAGAACAAGATAAAAACATTAATCATTTTACTGAATGGTTAAATAACAATCATGCTTATTACGTTCCATATAAAAAGCAGAAAGAAGAAGGTATAGAAAGTTTAACTAATCTATTAAATGATGATAACTTAATTGAAAATGATGACTTTATTGTTGAAGATCATCCGCAATTCAATAAATTAATAGATGAAATTGAAAATAGTAAAGTTCAATATTTATTTACAATGGGAAAAGGTGGCGTTGGTAAAACGACAGTAGCAACGCAATTAGCTACAGAATTATCTAATAAAGGACATCGTATTCTTTTAGCAACGACTGACCCTACTAAAGAAATTAATGTTGAAACCACAAGTAATTTAAATACTGCTTATATTGATGAAGAACAAGCATTAGAAAAGTATAAAAAAGAAATATTAGCCACAGTGAATGATGATACACCACAAGACGATATTGATTATATTATGGAAGATTTAAAATCACCTTGTACAGAAGAAATAGCATTTTTCAAAGCCTTTAGTGACATTATGGAGAATCAAGAAGACATGGATTACGTAATTGTAGATACAGCTCCTACAGGCCATACCTTGTTGTTACTTGATTCTAGTGAAAATCACCATAAAGAACTAAAGAAAAAATCAACTCAAACTACCAGTAATGTTGAAACGTTATTACCTAAAATTCAAAATCAAGATTTAACACAGATGATAATCGTAACACTAGCAGAAAAAACACCTTATTTAGAATCTAAACGTTTAGTAGAAGATTTAAATAGAGCCGATATAGGACATAATTGGTGGGTCGTTAATCAATCATTAGTTACGCTAAATCAACGTGATGACCTTTTTAGTAACAAAAAAGAAGATGAATCGATTTGGATAAACAAGATTAAAAATGAAAGTCTTAATAATTACTTTGTCATACCTTATGGAGGGTTAGAATAA
- a CDS encoding permease — protein MTDSIIEFIKTFLMLFFELLALFIVVSFIVSLIQQVVSEDKIQKLLSKPNKATNYVLGMIFGAITPFCSCSTIPILAGLLNSKVPFGPAMSFLIASPLMNPLMIFMLWILLGWKVAVVYFVVLAIFSILTGLVFSKVNLAESYKGVNVKGDGFFTNKSGSRVKQALNDAWAFLYPMLPYLIIGVFIGAFIYGFIPESFITQYASGDSIISVIIASVIGIPMYIRPETMLPIAEALVSKGMSLGTVVALIIGGAGASIPEVVLLSKLFKKKFVISFVIAILVVAIATGLIVNLII, from the coding sequence ATGACAGATTCAATCATAGAATTCATAAAAACATTTTTAATGTTATTTTTTGAATTGTTAGCATTATTTATAGTTGTAAGTTTTATTGTAAGTTTAATTCAACAAGTAGTATCAGAAGATAAAATACAAAAGCTTTTAAGCAAACCAAATAAAGCAACCAACTATGTATTAGGAATGATTTTTGGTGCTATAACACCATTTTGTTCTTGTTCTACTATTCCTATACTTGCAGGTTTGTTAAACTCTAAAGTTCCGTTTGGTCCAGCTATGAGTTTCTTAATCGCTTCGCCACTCATGAATCCACTCATGATATTTATGCTATGGATTTTATTAGGGTGGAAAGTTGCTGTTGTTTATTTTGTTGTATTAGCGATATTCAGCATTTTAACTGGCCTTGTTTTTTCAAAAGTGAATTTAGCAGAGAGTTATAAAGGCGTTAATGTCAAAGGTGATGGATTTTTCACTAATAAATCAGGATCTCGTGTTAAGCAAGCGCTAAATGATGCTTGGGCTTTCCTATATCCAATGTTACCTTATTTAATTATTGGTGTATTTATCGGTGCATTTATTTATGGATTTATTCCAGAAAGCTTTATAACACAATATGCGAGTGGCGATAGTATTATCTCTGTTATTATTGCTTCTGTTATTGGTATACCTATGTATATTAGACCAGAAACAATGCTTCCTATAGCTGAAGCTTTAGTATCTAAAGGTATGTCACTGGGAACAGTCGTAGCATTAATTATAGGTGGCGCAGGAGCAAGTATTCCTGAAGTTGTATTGTTATCTAAATTATTTAAAAAGAAATTTGTAATATCTTTTGTTATAGCAATTTTAGTCGTAGCTATTGCTACTGGTCTAATTGTTAACTTAATCATTTAA
- a CDS encoding replication initiator protein A encodes MSRKNIKNQASQNFYMLHKVLFINEKYKKLSDSAKVTYAILNDRVSLSIKNNWIDQNGDIYFIFTNENLQEVLDKSKNTITKIKKELQEVGLLEQVKTGFNRPNKLYLHEIETNINIEKEIQNSTSNNDESSDSKESQIMGVQNPKQWEPRIPNNGSPESQNLDSNDTDLSNTDYIETENNDTHDMNDTYNNSINNNHSNHTNHQQTEFNNDALKFQVLEELPQQLQDYLSKFEIREIRIIKSVLLKGKKSFNNAHDTYYRLEDVEFEIVSVLKRFKAMLLQKNETVEAMQGYLMQSIKAEFEETHALYMRRQNMKQHNIFNQ; translated from the coding sequence ATGTCTAGAAAAAACATAAAAAATCAGGCCAGTCAAAATTTCTATATGCTACATAAAGTATTATTTATCAATGAAAAATATAAAAAGTTAAGTGATAGTGCAAAAGTTACCTATGCAATTCTTAATGATAGAGTAAGTTTATCTATTAAAAATAATTGGATAGATCAAAATGGAGATATATATTTTATTTTCACAAATGAAAATCTTCAAGAAGTGTTAGATAAAAGTAAAAATACAATAACCAAAATTAAAAAAGAATTACAAGAAGTGGGTTTATTAGAACAAGTTAAAACTGGATTTAATCGACCAAACAAACTATACCTTCATGAAATTGAAACAAATATAAATATTGAAAAAGAAATACAAAATAGCACTTCAAACAATGACGAATCAAGTGATAGCAAGGAATCCCAAATAATGGGAGTCCAGAATCCCAAACAATGGGAGCCCAGAATCCCAAACAATGGGAGCCCAGAATCCCAAAACTTAGACTCTAATGATACTGACTTAAGTAATACTGATTATATAGAGACTGAGAATAATGATACGCATGATATGAATGATACATACAACAATTCAATAAACAATAATCATTCGAATCATACAAATCATCAACAAACCGAATTTAATAATGATGCGCTTAAGTTTCAAGTCCTCGAAGAATTGCCTCAACAACTTCAAGACTATTTAAGTAAATTTGAAATTAGAGAAATTCGGATTATTAAAAGTGTATTACTCAAAGGTAAAAAATCATTTAATAATGCACATGATACGTATTACCGTTTAGAAGATGTTGAGTTTGAAATTGTAAGTGTGTTGAAACGTTTTAAAGCGATGCTGCTACAAAAGAATGAAACGGTTGAAGCGATGCAAGGGTATTTAATGCAATCCATTAAAGCTGAATTCGAAGAAACACATGCACTTTATATGCGACGTCAAAACATGAAACAACATAATATCTTTAATCAGTAA
- a CDS encoding DUF536 domain-containing protein, which translates to MKSVKILSEELGVSKQTIFNNIKRLNIETIKQENTSFIKEDTDIEKIIQRVNENKKKYGFESTTEDKQKKESDNINVESKSDTQIVEILKNQIDTLNDQIEKQENRHETTIEFYRKELQERSKLLENQQVLALESNKKIQKLENQLEEERQLNYSFDTSVNDRQNVNAQEATFTEESKDINQEEEDEQPTEVQHKDVAEEKKDDSTNEKVLAKDDKPSEEIESENEDRGEQPPKKGFWSRLFGN; encoded by the coding sequence ATGAAAAGCGTGAAAATATTGAGTGAAGAATTAGGGGTTAGTAAGCAAACAATTTTCAATAACATTAAACGATTGAATATAGAGACAATAAAACAGGAAAACACTTCGTTTATTAAAGAAGATACCGATATAGAAAAAATTATTCAAAGAGTAAATGAAAATAAAAAGAAATATGGTTTTGAAAGTACTACTGAAGACAAACAAAAAAAAGAGTCAGATAATATTAATGTTGAATCCAAAAGTGATACTCAAATAGTAGAAATCCTTAAAAATCAGATTGATACTTTGAATGATCAAATTGAAAAACAAGAAAATCGTCATGAAACAACAATTGAATTCTACAGAAAAGAGTTGCAGGAAAGATCAAAATTACTTGAGAATCAGCAAGTATTGGCATTAGAGAGTAATAAGAAGATTCAAAAATTGGAGAATCAATTAGAGGAAGAAAGACAGCTTAATTATTCCTTTGATACATCTGTTAATGATAGACAAAACGTTAATGCGCAAGAAGCAACATTTACCGAAGAATCTAAAGATATTAATCAAGAAGAAGAAGATGAACAGCCAACAGAAGTACAACATAAAGATGTAGCTGAAGAGAAAAAAGATGACAGTACAAACGAAAAAGTATTAGCAAAAGATGATAAACCATCTGAAGAAATAGAGAGTGAGAATGAGGATAGGGGAGAACAGCCCCCTAAAAAAGGGTTTTGGAGTCGTTTATTTGGTAACTAA
- a CDS encoding ArsR/SmtB family transcription factor yields MEVIKAKTDMNEDEQLAFYESMFNALADKNRLKILNQISQSPNKSLCVCDLEELLDLKQSKISYHLKKLVSAQILIPEKYGTWNYYKINEAQIQVVLTEDTCCKIL; encoded by the coding sequence ATGGAAGTTATTAAAGCAAAAACTGATATGAATGAAGATGAACAATTAGCTTTTTATGAAAGCATGTTTAATGCACTTGCTGACAAAAATAGATTAAAAATACTTAATCAAATTAGTCAAAGCCCTAATAAATCACTATGTGTATGCGACTTAGAGGAGTTATTAGATTTAAAACAATCTAAAATTTCATATCATTTAAAAAAACTAGTAAGTGCACAGATTTTAATACCTGAAAAATACGGTACTTGGAACTACTACAAAATCAATGAAGCACAAATTCAAGTTGTATTAACTGAAGATACTTGCTGTAAAATATTATAG